The Thermomonospora amylolytica sequence CGACCATGATCAGGACGGTGACGAGACGTCCGAGCAACGGACCGCGAGGGGGACGGCATGACCGAGCCGGTTCTCGAACCCGCCGCGCAGACGTTCGTGGAGGCGCCGCGACGCGATGCGGTGGTTCTGGGACCAGTGCACGACCGACCTCGGGCGCCGATCGCGTTCCTGCCGGGCGTGCTCGCCCGGCGTTGACTCCTTTCCTCCGAACGAAGGGCGTGTTGAGATGTCCGTTTCACAGATCGAGCAGCGCATCGAGGAGATCAACGCCTCGGGCCGTCCCCCGGTGGTGTTCGTGCACGGGCTGTGGCTGCTGCCCAGCAGCTGGGACCGGTGGGCCGCGGTGTTCGAGGAGGCCGGGTACGCGCCGCTGACCCCCGGCTGGCCGGACGACCCGGACACGGTCGAGGAGGCCAACGCCCATCCGGAGGTGTTCGCGGGCAAGAGCGTCGGCCAGGTCGCCGGCCACTTCGCCGAGCTGATCGGCAGGCTGGCCCGCAGGCCGGCGGTGATCGGCCACTCCTTCGGCGGGCTGATCACCCAGATCCTGGCCGGACGCGGGCTGTCGGCGGTCTCGGTGGCGATCGACCCCGCCCCGTTCCGCGGCGTCCTGCCCCTGCCGATCTCCTCGCTGCGCTCGGCCCGCCCCGTGCTGGGCAACCCGGCCAACTACCACCGGGCCGTCCCGCTGACCTTCGAACAGTTCCGGTACGCGTTCGCCAACGCCGTCGGCGAGGAGGAGGCCAGGGACCTCTACCGGACCTACGCCGTGCCCGCTCCTGGCGAGCCGCTGTTCCAGGCCGCCGTCGCCAACCTCAACCCGTGGTCGGAGACCAGGGTCGACAGCAGGAACCCCGAACGCGGCCCCCTGCTGCTGATCTCCGGGGAAAAGGACCACACCGTCCCCTGGGCCCTCACCAACGCCGCGTACAAGAAGCAGCGGCGCAACGAGGCCGCGGTCACCGAGATCGTGGAGATCCCCGGCCGCGGGCACGCCCTGACCATCGACAGCGGATGGCGCGAGGTCGCCGACACGGCCCTGGCGTTCGTCAGGCGCTTCCACTGAGCCCGGGCGGCCTGAAAAGCGGTGTGACCTGAGCAACGTCCTCCTTGCCCGCGTCCTGCGGCGGCGCGAATAATGCCGCCAGAGCGACGTCGGCGAGGAGGGCCCACGATGCTGCTGCTGGACACCCGCCACGTGCCGCCCGCCGAACGCGTCGACGCGTTCCACGCCGCGATGAAGGAGGCGTGCGTCGTCAGCCGGGTCTCCCACGAGGATCCGGACGGCCCGATCCACGCCCGCATGTTCTACTGGCGACTCGGCCGGCTCGACATCTTCACCTCGCACAACTCCGGGTTCCGCCTCATCCGCACCCCTCGGGACGTGCGCCGGGAATCCCCGCCCGTGCTGGCCCTGGCGATCCAGGCCCGCGGTGTCGGCCGGTTCGAGCAGCAGCGGGAACACCGGCGGATCGACACGAACGACCTGATGCTCAACGATCTCACGGCGCCCTACGACTTCTCCTGGTCGGGAGACGGCGGATCCCTGTCGTTCGCGATGTCCCACGAGCAGCTCGGCCTGCCCGTCGACGTGATCCGCCGCGCCACGTTCCGCCTGCACACCAGCCCGCTGTACGACCTGGTGCAGCGGCACCTGCGGGAGCTGGAAGCGCAGGCCGACCGCCTCAGCGCCGACCCCGGCGCCCCCTACCTGGTGGACGCGACCGTCCAACTGGCCCGTGCCCTCATCGTCTCGGCGGCCGGAGGCGACGACCGGCTCACCCGTTCGGTCCGGGCCGAGACCATGCTCACCCGCATCATGGCCTACGCCCGCCGGCACATCGCCGATCCCGACCTCACACCGGCGCTTCTGGCCGCAGTCCACAACGTCTCCCTGCGCCACCTCTACAAGCTCTTCGAGAACGAGAACCTGAGCCTGGAGCAGTGGATCATCACCCAGCGCCTAGAAGGAGCCCGCGCCGACCTGACCGACCCCGCCGGTCACCACCGCACCATCGCGTCCGTCGCCCTCGCCTGGGGCTTCGCCACCCCCAGCCACTTCACCCGCCGCTTCCGCGACGCCTACGGCGTCACGCCCACCCAGTGGCGCCGCACGAACCGCCCGGCCGGCCCCGGTGACGCGGCGGCCCGTCAGCGCTCGTCCCGAGCATGACCATGCTGCTTACGGCCGCCGTACCGGCCCCCTGATCTCCCGGCAAGCCGGTCGCGTCCCTGCCCGGTGGGCATACTTGAGCCGGCTCACCGGCCGCCTGTGGCCGACAGTGGCTTGCAGGCCGATGCCGTCACGGCCGTTGACGCCGATCTCACCCGGGCGCGTGCCGGGGCGTGTGTGCTGAACCCGGCGTTGGCGGCGGCGCAGATGGTGTGGACCCTGCCGGGTTCGGATGCCGATTGGATCCACACCTGCGACCGGAAGGCTCGCCCAGTTCATCGACCAGGGAGTTCTGAAGGGGTGGGCGTGATGACCGAGTATCGTTGCGATCATGGTCAACATGCCGTCGTTGGAACCCGCCGTCTTCCATGCGGCGCTCCGCGACCAGTTCGAGGTGTTCCTCGATGAGCATCGATCCGCGCTGAACGCCAGCTTGGACGGGCTGACCGAGGAGCAGGCGCGCCGGTCGCTGGTCCCGTCCAAGACCACGCTGCTGGGCCTGGTCAAGCACGCCACGTTCGTGGAGAAGGTCTGGTTCGACGAGGCGATCACGTGCCGGTCCCGCGCCGAGATCGGCATTCCCGGCTCACCCGACGAGTCGTTCGACCTCGACGACGGCGACACGATCGCCTCCGTCCAGCGGGCCCACCGGCAGGCCTGCGCGGCGTCCCGTCAGGCCACGGCGGAGCTGACCCTCGACGACATCGTGCGAGGCAACCGCCGGGGCCCGCTGCCGCTGCGCTGGGTGTACCTCCACATGCTGCGTGAACTGGCTCAGCACTGCGGTCACGCGGACATCCTCCGCGAGCAGATCCTCAGCGGCGCCACTCGCCGCGGCTAGGTCCTGTTCGAAGCGCCGGGGAGGGCATCTCGTGTCGGGGGCTTTCCAGGCGGGTGGGTTCGCGTAGGCGGTGGGTGAGCAGCCAGGCCAGGGCCGGGAAGACGGTCAGCGTGGAGAGCATGGTGCGCAGGGAGGTCGCGTCGGCCAGGGCGCCCAGGGCCGGGGCGAGCACTCCGCCGACGCTCACCGCCAGGCCGAGGGTCACACCGCCGGCGGTGCCCACCCGGTTGGGCAGGTAGTCCTGCCCTAGCGTGATGTGCAGTGAGAACGGCACGTACAGCGCGATCGCCACGACGGCCACGAACCCGTACAGAGCTGGGCCGGGGATCAGCACCACACCGACGACCGCCAGGGTCGCCACGCCGTAGGCGCGTCGCATCGTGCGGATCCGGCCCCAACGTTCGGCCAGCCGACCGCCGAGAACGGTCCCGACCGCGCCGCCGGTGAAGAGCACGAACAGTGCCGCCCCGCCGGCGGCGTCGCCGGGCTGGATGCGTTGCTGCACGAACAGTCCCAGGAACGAGCTGAGCCCGATGTAGGCGATCGAGCGCAGGATGACGACCGCGGACAGCACGCGGAACGCCGGCCAGTCATCACGACCATCCGTTCGGGAACCCGCTGTGACACTCGCCCGCCGTCCCAGCAGCGGCAGGGTGACCAGCATGCCGAGCACCGCCGGCGCGAGCAGGAACGGGGCCGCGGCGAGCCCGCCCAGGGCCAGCACCGCGGTCGCGAGCACCGGCGCGAGCGCGAAGCCGACGTTACCGCCGAGGGAGAACCAGCTCATTCCGACGTGGTCGCCGCCGGTCACCGCGCGGGCGAGCCGCGCCGCCTCCGGGTGGTAGGCGGCTACTCCGAACCCGGTCAGCGCGATCGCCGCGAGGGTGAGCGGATACGACCCGGTCATCCCGATCAGCGCGACACCGCACCCGGCCGCCAGCGTGCTCATCGGGACGAGCCACGGCATCGCCCACCGGTCGGTCAGCGCCCCGAACAGCGGCTGGACCACTGAGGACAGGAGGGACGCGGCCAGCACGAACCCAGACACGCCGAGATAGCCGTAGTGGCGCTCGGACACCAGGAACGGCACCAGCACCGGCACGATGCCCTGATAGAAGTCGACGCTCCCGTGCCCGATGGACAGCAGCAGTCGCCTGTTCGCACGCATGCCGCCAGGGTTGCTGATCAAGCTCCTCGGCGGCTTCCGATAATCTGCCGGCAAATGTCGATTTCCCGCCACGCCCCCGTCGCGCCCACCGGGCTGCGCCGCCTCGAAGCCGGAGCGGAGATCGGTGCTCATCATCACGACGAGCACCAGATCGTCTACGCCGCCCGCGGCGTGCTGTCGGTCACCACCGGCTCGGGCCGCTGGATCGCACCGGCCACCCAGGCGATCTGGGTGCCGGCCGGGACCGTCCATGAGCACCGTGCCCACGGCCGCACCGACATGCATCTGGTGGGCCTTGCGGTCGACATGAACCCGCTGGCCCTGCACGCCCCCGCCGTGCTGGCGGTCGAACCGCTGCTCCGCGAACTGATCATCGAGTACACCCGTGACCCGGACGGCGGTGACCAGGCCGAACGCGACCGGCTCAGGGCCGTGCTGCTCGACCGGCTTCGGCGCTCCCCGCGGCAGCCGGTGCACCTGCCTACCCCGCGCGACCCCCGGCTGGCCGCCGTGTGCGCGCTGCTGCACGACGACCCCGCCGACGGCCGCGCGCTGGCCCAGCTCGGCGCCCAGGTCGGGGCCGGTGAGCGCACCCTGTCCCGGCTGTTCCGCACCGAACTGCACATGACGTTCCCGCAGTGGCGCACACAGCTTCGGCTGCACCACGCACTGATACTGCTCGCCGAGAACACGCCCGTCACCACCGTCGCGCACAGGTGCGGCTGGGCCTCGGCGAGCGCGTTCATCGACGTCTTTCGCCGTACGTTCGGGCACACCCCGGGACGAAACCGCTGAGGCCGCATCCCGGTGCGTCCCCGGTACTGCGTCATGCTCAGCCAGAGCCGGAAACCGGTGCCGGCCGAGCTGCACGGCACCCCTCCGGCGTACACGGCCAAGCACCTTCAGGCGCTGTCCCGGACCGGCATCGTCCGCTCCACCGCGGGCCACGTCGGCGGCTACATCCTCACCAGGCCGGCCTCGGCGATCAGCGCGCGATCTAGAGGGCCCGGTTGAGGGCTTCGGTCAGGGCGACCGGGGTGATTTCGAGGCGGTCGAAGCGCCAGCCGTCCTCGGTGCGGCGCGCTCTGTAGTGGTGGATCCCGGCCGCGACGGCCTCCGTCTTGTCGTCGATGACGAAGACGGCGATGTCGTGGGCCCGCACCGTGGCGGTCTCGCCGTCGATCTCGATGACGAGGTTGGACTTGTTGTGCAGGGTGCGGGCGTACACGTGGTGCGCGCTCACGAGTTCGATGAGCGCCTTGATGCCGTGGGCCTCCCCACGGGGGGACTTGACTACGGCGTCCTCGGTGAAGAGCCGGTCGGTCTCGTCGTAGCGGCCCTCGTCGATCCACAGGCTGTGACGGGCGACCAGGTCGGCCAGTTCGGCGCGGTCGGCGAGGGCGCGGACCAGGGTTTCGGCACCGGTCATGACGATCTCCAAGTGGTGAGAGCCGGCCACTGGCCGATCTGGCCGCCCACGACCAGTTCCCAGTGGCCACGAGCACCTAGCGGGCGGTGGCCTGGTGGTCGTCCTTGAGGAGGGTGAGGAAGAAGTCCCGGATGTCCTCGGCGAGCAGCTCCGGCACCTCCATCGCGGCGAAGTGGCCGCCGCGGTCGAACTCCGACCAGTGCCTGATGTCGTACAGCCGCTCGGCCAGCGGCCGCACCGACTGCGTGATGTCGTGCGCGAACACCGCCACGCCCATCGGCACCGGGCACGGTTCGATCCGCCGCGGAGCATCGTGGTGCAGCCGCGCCGAGGAGGCCGCGGTGGCGGTCAGCCAGTACAGCGAGATGTTGGTGAGCATCCGGTCGTCGCTGATCTGCGAGCGGGGGTCGGTCCACTGGGCGAAGCGCTCGGCGATCCAGACCAGCTGGCCGACCGGCGAGTCGGTTAGCGCGTAGCCGATGGTCTGCGGGGTGAGGGCCTGCAGAGCCTGGTACGGCGGACGATTGGCCATCAGCCGCTTGACCTTGTCCAGCCGGGCCTCATCCGCTTCGGACAGTTCGATGTCGGCGTCCGGGACCGGCCGGGTCGGCAGGTAGTTGACGTGCACCCCGACGACCTGCTCGGGCGCCACCGCGCCGAGCGCCATGGAGATGCCCGAGCCGAAGTCGCCACCCTGCGCGCCGTAGCGCTCGTACCCGAGGCGGCGCATGAGCTCGGCCCAGGCCCGCGCGATCCGGACGATGTCCCAGCCGCGCTCGTGGGTCGGCCCGGAGAAGCCGTACCCCGGGATGGACGGGATCACCAGGTGGAAGTCGCGCGACAGCGGCTCGATCACGTCGAGGAACTCCAGGAACGAGCCGGGCCAGCCGTGGGTGAGGATCAGCGCGAGCGCATCCGGCCTGGCGGACCGGACG is a genomic window containing:
- a CDS encoding alpha/beta hydrolase; the protein is MSVSQIEQRIEEINASGRPPVVFVHGLWLLPSSWDRWAAVFEEAGYAPLTPGWPDDPDTVEEANAHPEVFAGKSVGQVAGHFAELIGRLARRPAVIGHSFGGLITQILAGRGLSAVSVAIDPAPFRGVLPLPISSLRSARPVLGNPANYHRAVPLTFEQFRYAFANAVGEEEARDLYRTYAVPAPGEPLFQAAVANLNPWSETRVDSRNPERGPLLLISGEKDHTVPWALTNAAYKKQRRNEAAVTEIVEIPGRGHALTIDSGWREVADTALAFVRRFH
- a CDS encoding nuclear transport factor 2 family protein; this translates as MTGAETLVRALADRAELADLVARHSLWIDEGRYDETDRLFTEDAVVKSPRGEAHGIKALIELVSAHHVYARTLHNKSNLVIEIDGETATVRAHDIAVFVIDDKTEAVAAGIHHYRARRTEDGWRFDRLEITPVALTEALNRAL
- a CDS encoding AraC-like ligand-binding domain-containing protein, with amino-acid sequence MLLLDTRHVPPAERVDAFHAAMKEACVVSRVSHEDPDGPIHARMFYWRLGRLDIFTSHNSGFRLIRTPRDVRRESPPVLALAIQARGVGRFEQQREHRRIDTNDLMLNDLTAPYDFSWSGDGGSLSFAMSHEQLGLPVDVIRRATFRLHTSPLYDLVQRHLRELEAQADRLSADPGAPYLVDATVQLARALIVSAAGGDDRLTRSVRAETMLTRIMAYARRHIADPDLTPALLAAVHNVSLRHLYKLFENENLSLEQWIITQRLEGARADLTDPAGHHRTIASVALAWGFATPSHFTRRFRDAYGVTPTQWRRTNRPAGPGDAAARQRSSRA
- a CDS encoding DinB family protein, producing the protein MPSLEPAVFHAALRDQFEVFLDEHRSALNASLDGLTEEQARRSLVPSKTTLLGLVKHATFVEKVWFDEAITCRSRAEIGIPGSPDESFDLDDGDTIASVQRAHRQACAASRQATAELTLDDIVRGNRRGPLPLRWVYLHMLRELAQHCGHADILREQILSGATRRG
- a CDS encoding AraC family transcriptional regulator; protein product: MSISRHAPVAPTGLRRLEAGAEIGAHHHDEHQIVYAARGVLSVTTGSGRWIAPATQAIWVPAGTVHEHRAHGRTDMHLVGLAVDMNPLALHAPAVLAVEPLLRELIIEYTRDPDGGDQAERDRLRAVLLDRLRRSPRQPVHLPTPRDPRLAAVCALLHDDPADGRALAQLGAQVGAGERTLSRLFRTELHMTFPQWRTQLRLHHALILLAENTPVTTVAHRCGWASASAFIDVFRRTFGHTPGRNR
- a CDS encoding Rrf2 family transcriptional regulator produces the protein MLSQSRKPVPAELHGTPPAYTAKHLQALSRTGIVRSTAGHVGGYILTRPASAISARSRGPG
- a CDS encoding epoxide hydrolase family protein; this translates as MIKPFRIDIPQAGLNDLADRLSRTRWPNEVADAGWDYGFPLARLKELAEYWRTGYDWREHEARLNELPHFTTEIDGQNIHFVHVRSARPDALALILTHGWPGSFLEFLDVIEPLSRDFHLVIPSIPGYGFSGPTHERGWDIVRIARAWAELMRRLGYERYGAQGGDFGSGISMALGAVAPEQVVGVHVNYLPTRPVPDADIELSEADEARLDKVKRLMANRPPYQALQALTPQTIGYALTDSPVGQLVWIAERFAQWTDPRSQISDDRMLTNISLYWLTATAASSARLHHDAPRRIEPCPVPMGVAVFAHDITQSVRPLAERLYDIRHWSEFDRGGHFAAMEVPELLAEDIRDFFLTLLKDDHQATAR
- a CDS encoding MFS transporter, translating into MRANRRLLLSIGHGSVDFYQGIVPVLVPFLVSERHYGYLGVSGFVLAASLLSSVVQPLFGALTDRWAMPWLVPMSTLAAGCGVALIGMTGSYPLTLAAIALTGFGVAAYHPEAARLARAVTGGDHVGMSWFSLGGNVGFALAPVLATAVLALGGLAAAPFLLAPAVLGMLVTLPLLGRRASVTAGSRTDGRDDWPAFRVLSAVVILRSIAYIGLSSFLGLFVQQRIQPGDAAGGAALFVLFTGGAVGTVLGGRLAERWGRIRTMRRAYGVATLAVVGVVLIPGPALYGFVAVVAIALYVPFSLHITLGQDYLPNRVGTAGGVTLGLAVSVGGVLAPALGALADATSLRTMLSTLTVFPALAWLLTHRLREPTRLESPRHEMPSPALRTGPSRGEWRR